One Desulfovibrio psychrotolerans genomic window, GTTTCCGCTTCTGGGCATGGCCCCTTCGGCGTCATCGTCCGCTTCAGTGACCAGACCCACCATGGTGGCGAGGCCATAGCGCCGTGCGTAGGTCAGTGCGGAGCCGTATCCTTGCGGGTCGGCCTTCGGAAGCGGCATGACCATGAGGAAAGATTGCCACTGGCCAGATTCTGCGTGGACAAGCTTCGTGACAAGACCGAGGTGGCCTGTTTCCACCGGCACGGGATACTGCGCAACCCAGATGCCGTTGGCGATGAGCCCCTCACGGCAGGCATCCATGACGGAGTTCAGCGTAGCGTAGCGCTTGTTGACGAAAGGGTTTTCGGCATCCTTGGGCGCCGGAGACAGGGACTGCTGCACCCGCAGCATGGCCTTGGCCAGTTCGGTGATGGTCGGGGAAGACTCGGAAGAAAAAGACGGATAAGAGTAATCCATTGCTACCTCCACGATTTGGGAAGTTCCCCTGCCGCACGAGGCGGCAGTGACAAAAAGCTGTCATTTCGAGGAGGTAATATATATCTGGAATTTTTTGATTA contains:
- a CDS encoding ERF family protein → MDYSYPSFSSESSPTITELAKAMLRVQQSLSPAPKDAENPFVNKRYATLNSVMDACREGLIANGIWVAQYPVPVETGHLGLVTKLVHAESGQWQSFLMVMPLPKADPQGYGSALTYARRYGLATMVGLVTEADDDAEGAMPRSGNRPAKVQVAPGPRKESAQASPARSGTMATAAPQPPAQRSEKQEERPGAALAALPRIDGITYQTVQAQDGRTCVTASGDTRSKKALLQEAGFRWDGTRKVWWRYADAQAA